The window AGATACTGAATGAGATGCGATCTTCTGATCTCCCCCGGCGATACGATCCCCCGCTCCCCGGCGAATTCCAAAAACTGCGAGATATCGCGTCCATAAGATTCCAGCGTACTCGAAGACAGACCTTTATCAACGGACAGATATTGCATAAAAGGCTGCAAATGTGACTTCATTCTACTCACTCTCCCGTCTGCTCAGGCTGCTCTTCGCGGCTATGCAGCATTTAGGCATATGAGTCTGACAGCCGGCCTGTAACAGCAAACCGGGCAAACTCACCTTAGCTACATTCGACAGACTTCTAGCTTTTTCCTGCTTTTGGCCGCAGCTTCACTCGCCGTACCAGTAGTACAGCCGCAGGCGCTGCCCGGCATTCAGCTCTTCCTCGGGGTGCGGGGAATCCTGAAACGCCCGGACAGCCGAGCCTTCCGGGATTTCATAATGATCTACCGGACTGATCCAGGCGCCGATCCAGTTCAGCGCATAATAAAAAAGGCAGCTCAGGGCAACCAGCATAGTCATAAAATACAACCGGCGCACCGTTTTGGGCACAGAGATAATCATTTAAGATACCTCCTAAAAGTTTAGTAACGATGAAACGCTTTGTACATAACAGTCTACGGAAATATAGTTACCACTCGCGTTAACTCGTCCTACACTGTATGCGCCGGATATTGATAGTATGTATTTCTTCTGGAAAAATCATTTAAAAAGCCCCCTCCGGCAGATACCGGGGAGAGCTTGTGCGGTAATTCCTCATCTATAAGCTTATTCGGGAGCGTTGCCGTCCGCAGCATTCTTCTCATTACAACGGTGGCAAATCCCGTGAAAATCAAGTCTATGATCAAGCACCGTAAAATTATAATCTTTCTCAAGCCGCTCTTCCAGCGGTCCCAGCCAGTCCTCGCGAATCTCGTCCATCGAGCCGCATTGCACACAGATCAAATGATGATGATGATGTTTAGCTGTATCCGTCCGCAGATCATAGCGGGCAACACCGTCTCCGAAATTAATCTTCTCCACGACATGAAGTTCGCTGAGCAGTTCCAGGGTACGATATACGGTGGCGAGACCGATCTCGGGAGCCTTCTCTTTTACAAGCATAAACACATCTTCAGCGCTTAGATGATCTTCTTCATTCTCCAGCAGCACTCTTAAGGTCGCTTCCCGTTGGGGCGTAAGCTTATATCCTTGGGATTGTAGCTGTTGTTTTATCTTGTCTATCCGGGCTTCCACCTATCTCCCTCCCCCTTGGAAAATTACCGCACCGGGCACAAAACCACTTCTTACATTATAGGGGGAGTCGCTTTGAGAAGTCAAACGCTTTTAGAACAGGTTCAAGGGCAGGACGCGCGGCATGTATCCACAAAAAAAGGGACCCCGCCGGCGTCCGGCAGGGCCAAGTTCTATTATAAGGGGGTCATGTGACTACTATAAGCCCGGAAGCTTAAAATAGAATGAATGAAAGATAAAGGTTTGATGAAACGGTGCGTTAAAATGCTTGAATCCGGCAGAAACCTGCAAGATAATGGAAGTATGTTGGGATTAGCGATTGTACTTGGAGTAAAGTGGTGATTTTTATCAGAACGCAGGTAATCAAAAAATCCGTTAAGGCTATACTTATGTTCTTAGCCATCCTTAAAATGCTGCACTACATCCTCAAAGAAGTTATATTCGGAAACGCCGCCTCGATAGGAGTAGCCGCTAGCTTTTCTGAAAGGACAGGCCTCTGGGTTATCATTCTGTTGAGCTTGATTTTGACGGTATGAGTGCTTAATGAGCGAAATTGACTTAAATCATGAGATCTGTAATAGACTAAATGGAATGAATCCACTTACATTATAGATTGCAGAGACAATAATGAATTTTAAGGGAAAATGTCCATCTAATTTATCCTCTTTTAAGCAAATGTCTACTTTTCGCTCAATGTAAGTGGATTCATTCCACTTACATGTTGACTACAGGGAAAACCTGCTGAATTAGTAGGTGTTTTTCCACTTAGTATCCTGCTAATGTGCTATATTGTGCTTTTTACATTTTGCTGTCAGGATGCTTCATATTCGATGACATGCTTGCCGGGAATGGCTGTTTCATTAATGCATGCAAGTCTGTCCGGCGGTCTGGAAGAACTGGATTTACAGCCTTAACAAGACTAAACAAACAATAAAATAAATAACCTGTCAGGCTATGGCCCGGCAGGTTATTTTTATGCACATAGAAGTGGCTTCACACACTCTGACCTATCAGCATCGGTGTCACCCATCTCATCATCTCCGGTGTCACCCAGGCTTCGAACCCGGAAATCCCCAGCACGAGCACGGCCATCCCGAGGGAGAGCAGCGTATACATGGCAAAAGGTCTGGTCACCGGCGTACGCCGCTGGCCAAGCACGCGGCTGCGGATCATCAGCAGGGAAAAGGCGATAGCCGCCGCACTGCTGACAAGCAGTACCGGAATCAGCACCAGATTGTGCGGAGCCACAGAGACAAGCGCGAACAGCATCCCGTGCCAAGAATACTCGCTGACCAGGCAGCCGACCGTAAAGCCGATCAGCACCCCTTTGAGAAAATCAAGGATCAGAATCCCCGGCAGTCCGATCACCGACAAGCCCAGAATCCAGATCAGGCCGACCCACTTCAGATTCAGCGCGGCAATGCTCCAGTAGGAATCAGGAGCGGCGGGCAGTCCCTGCTGATCCACCGTGACAAAGAAATTACCCAGGTAATCACCCAGCTCCTGCTGCTGATCAAGTGTCAGCGCACTTACAATAAGTGCCCCAAAAACGACCCCAACCAGAAATAATACCGCAACAAAAATATAAAGAGGCGTCTGTTCCTTGATCATCAGCCGCATACTGCGCATAGGGACGTTCTCCTTTCAGGTCACATGTTACACCATATGAGGAAACGTCCCGCTGTATGACTTGTCCTTTGGATATATGAGCCGTTCCGGAGCAAGAGCCCGCTATCTCTCGGTGCTCTTCACTTTACCGTAAGTCCCGCCGCCTCCGGAGGTCAGCTCAAGCCGGCCCGTACGCGCCAGAACGATCTGTGCCGCTAATTGGGATCCCGCTATTTGAGCAAGCTCCGCCTCGCCGGCACGGTGCAGGATATTCATCTCCGTGCCAAAAGCCGCCAGCAGCGCGTTCATTTTGGCCTTGCCCAGGCCCGGGATAAACTCGAGCGGAACCTGGTAGTGATAAGGCGGACGATGTGCCGGAACATGCGGCTGCTCACGGTCAGCGATATGCAATATCCGGTCAAACACCCCTTGCACCAGCTTAAGGCTGCCGCAATAAGGGCAGCGTTCCGAGGTGGCATACGCCTCGTCGATAATGCTGCCACATCCGGCGCAGTAGCTCCGGTGATATTTGCCAAGCCGCGGATTCAGGCCGAAATTGGCACTGACCCTCCGGCCCCCACGACGCTCAAGCGCAAGGCGCAGCTCGCTGAACGAAGGCTTCGTAAGTTCTATTACATTGTACTCGCGGCCGATTTTGCCGAGAGAATGCGCGTCGGAATTGGTCAGGAAGGTATAGCTGTCCAGCTCGGAAATATATCCCGCCATTTCCGAATCCGCGCTGAGGCCAAGCTCAACCGCCGCAATCCGTTCCAGATCAAACAGCTCCGCCATCCGCTCCGCCGCACAGCCATACAGCCCTTTATGCGGCGTGAAAATGTGCGCGGGAATCAGTATTCCTCCCCGTCCGCAGATTTCATCCTGCAGGTCTCTGGAGGAGGCATACAGCCGCTGCGAGCTGAGGTTGATGTTGCGCATATACCGGCTCATCCAGCCGCTGAAATCCTCCATGGCAGCAAGGTCCGGCAGGAAAGCCAGTACATGACATTCCTTACGGCCGGGCTCACGGATTTCGATTTCGCTCCCCAGAAGGAGTGTCGTTCCCCGGTAAGCAATTCCCCCGCCTTCTGCCGCGGTCATCTCACCAGACTCAAGAGAATCACGGATATCCTGCAGCACGCCCGGCGAATGGCTGTCAATGATGCCGATCAGCTCTATCCCCTTGCGTTCCGCCGCTTCTATGGCGATGTTTGCAAAGGTGAGATTCCGGCTTCCGCTGATTTTGACTGCCTGTCCGGCGGAGGTCCGGCCGATATGAACATGGAGATCGCAGTAAAAGCTGCGCAGTTCCGGTTCTAGTGCCATTGACCTGTCAGCGTGTAGAGATGCCATGCGTACACTGCCATCATGGTTTTGGCATCGGCAATCCGCCCGTCCGCAATGTACTGATACGCTTCCTCCAGTGTCAGCTCAGAGACCTCTAAGAATTCATCCTCGTCCAGCGCCATATCCCCCGGCTGGGCATTGTCCGTCACATACAGATGGATGATTTCATCCGCAAAGCCGGGTGAGGTATAGAAGGATTTCAGCAACTTCAGCTCCCCGCTGTGAAAGCCGGTTTCCTCCTGCAGCTCACGTCCTGCGGCTGCCAGCGGGTCCTCGCCTTTATCCAGCTTGCCTGCAGGAATCTCTACCTCCGTGCGGTGCATCGGCTGGCGGTACTGCTCTACCACAAGCATTTTATTGTTGTTCAATGCCAGCACCGCGACAGCACCAGGATGCTTCACCACCTCACGGGTAGCGGTATTGCCGTCCGGCAGCTTCACGGTATCTACCTGAAGGGTAATGATTTTGCCTTCAAAAATCGGCTGCGTGGACAATGTCTCTTCGTCTAAGGCCGGGTTGCGGTTCAATTCTTCTTTTTTCATAGTTTCATGGTCTCCTTTAACTGGGCTCTGCATAAGGTGTATTATAGCAAACTTAAGGGGAAAGAAGGAATGCAGGCATGAAGGACATTCTTATCCGTACAAGCACATCAGCAGTTACAATCGCAGGCAAGCCTGAGCAGATTAAAGCGGTCATTGCAGGCTGGGCGGAAAAGTACGGACGTGATATGCCCCTGGCCTACGTTCTGCGGCTGCAGGCAGAGTCCCGGATTCATCCGCCAAAAGCCGGCTGAATATTACATTTGCCACCTTCACCCGCCGGCTAAACATAAGGAGCTGTTCCCGGTTTTTCCCGGAAACAGCTCCTTCATTTCATTTATTCTCCTTGCAGGCAGCTCATTCTATTAGGCTTTAGCACTTTCTTTTACGATGGCTACAACCAGTTCAGCAGTTTTGACGATATCCTCAGCTTTGATCCGTTCCTTGGTCGTATGAATATGCTCATAGCCAATTGCCAGATTCACCGTCGGAACCTTCAGTCCGTTGAATACGTTAGCGTCGCTTCCGCCGCCCGAAGGGAACAGGCGGGTCTTCAACCCCAGTGAATTAATAGCCCGGTCGGCAAGCTGAACTACAGGATCATGTTCATTGAAGCTGAACGCGGGATAGATAATCTCACTGCGGAACTCGCACTCTGCACCATATTCCCGCACTGTAGTTTCCAGCGCTTCACGCATGGAAGCGATCTGCAGCTCGACCTTCTCCTGTACAATACTGCGCGCTTCTGCGTCCAGCTGTACATGGTCGCAGACGACATTCGTCGGACCGCCGCCTGCGAACTTACCGATGTTAGCGGTTGTTTCTTTATCGATGCGTCCCAGCTTCATCGCTGAAATAGCCTTGCTGGCAACCTGGATGGCGCTGATACCGTCCTCTGGATTAACACCTGCATGCGCTGATTTCCCGAAAATCTGCATCGTAATTCTCGCCTGTGCCGGCGCGGCTACAGCAATCCCGCCAACCTCACCGTTGGAATCAAGGGCGAAGCCCATATCCGCATCCAGATGGCTCGGGTCCATCGCCCGTGCGCCAAGCAGTCCGGATTCTTCACCCGCTGTAATCACGAACTGTATCTGCCCGTGCGGAATCTTCTGCTCTTGAATGACGCGGATCGCTTCGAACAGGGCAGCAAGTCCCGCTTTGTCATCGGAGCCGAGGATTGTAGTGCCGT of the Paenibacillus pedocola genome contains:
- a CDS encoding DUF4227 family protein is translated as MIISVPKTVRRLYFMTMLVALSCLFYYALNWIGAWISPVDHYEIPEGSAVRAFQDSPHPEEELNAGQRLRLYYWYGE
- the fur gene encoding ferric iron uptake transcriptional regulator; its protein translation is MEARIDKIKQQLQSQGYKLTPQREATLRVLLENEEDHLSAEDVFMLVKEKAPEIGLATVYRTLELLSELHVVEKINFGDGVARYDLRTDTAKHHHHHLICVQCGSMDEIREDWLGPLEERLEKDYNFTVLDHRLDFHGICHRCNEKNAADGNAPE
- the spoIIM gene encoding stage II sporulation protein M translates to MRSMRLMIKEQTPLYIFVAVLFLVGVVFGALIVSALTLDQQQELGDYLGNFFVTVDQQGLPAAPDSYWSIAALNLKWVGLIWILGLSVIGLPGILILDFLKGVLIGFTVGCLVSEYSWHGMLFALVSVAPHNLVLIPVLLVSSAAAIAFSLLMIRSRVLGQRRTPVTRPFAMYTLLSLGMAVLVLGISGFEAWVTPEMMRWVTPMLIGQSV
- a CDS encoding endonuclease Q family protein, with protein sequence MALEPELRSFYCDLHVHIGRTSAGQAVKISGSRNLTFANIAIEAAERKGIELIGIIDSHSPGVLQDIRDSLESGEMTAAEGGGIAYRGTTLLLGSEIEIREPGRKECHVLAFLPDLAAMEDFSGWMSRYMRNINLSSQRLYASSRDLQDEICGRGGILIPAHIFTPHKGLYGCAAERMAELFDLERIAAVELGLSADSEMAGYISELDSYTFLTNSDAHSLGKIGREYNVIELTKPSFSELRLALERRGGRRVSANFGLNPRLGKYHRSYCAGCGSIIDEAYATSERCPYCGSLKLVQGVFDRILHIADREQPHVPAHRPPYHYQVPLEFIPGLGKAKMNALLAAFGTEMNILHRAGEAELAQIAGSQLAAQIVLARTGRLELTSGGGGTYGKVKSTER
- a CDS encoding NUDIX hydrolase → MKKEELNRNPALDEETLSTQPIFEGKIITLQVDTVKLPDGNTATREVVKHPGAVAVLALNNNKMLVVEQYRQPMHRTEVEIPAGKLDKGEDPLAAAGRELQEETGFHSGELKLLKSFYTSPGFADEIIHLYVTDNAQPGDMALDEDEFLEVSELTLEEAYQYIADGRIADAKTMMAVYAWHLYTLTGQWH
- a CDS encoding M20/M25/M40 family metallo-hydrolase, giving the protein MIVQDRLIQEFMELVRVDSETGNERQIADVLKGKFSALGLTAIEDNSQERTGHGAGNLFVTWAAVSGAAAPKLLFTCHMDTVVPGQNIKPILGENGWITSDGTTILGSDDKAGLAALFEAIRVIQEQKIPHGQIQFVITAGEESGLLGARAMDPSHLDADMGFALDSNGEVGGIAVAAPAQARITMQIFGKSAHAGVNPEDGISAIQVASKAISAMKLGRIDKETTANIGKFAGGGPTNVVCDHVQLDAEARSIVQEKVELQIASMREALETTVREYGAECEFRSEIIYPAFSFNEHDPVVQLADRAINSLGLKTRLFPSGGGSDANVFNGLKVPTVNLAIGYEHIHTTKERIKAEDIVKTAELVVAIVKESAKA